Genomic segment of Geminocystis herdmanii PCC 6308:
AGCCGAGAGTAAAAGTAGATAACGATTTAACCAATGAATCACTGCTAAAATGATCATTAATAATCCTGCTAAACCGTATAAATGTTTTAATTGATCTCTCGAAAAACCTTTAAATTTTCCCTCAGATAAACTTTTATTTGATAGTAAATAAGTTAAAGTTACAGAGACGATCGAATATATTAGTAAACCTTGTAATAATGAGACGATTATTTGTAAAAAAGGTATTTGAAAAATATAAAAACTTAAATCTTTATTAAAAATTGGATCTTGAACATTAAAAGGAATACTATTAAAATATTGTAAAAATTTTCCCCAGTAACCCGCTAAAATAAAAGCAAATAATCCACTATAATAAAAAGCAATAACGATTAACCATAATCTTGTTTTTAAGATTAATAAAGTAATAAAAATAACCATTAAAATTAATGGAAAACCTTCACTAAAAACATTATTAACTATCTCTTGAATATTGCTAATTAAAAAAGTTTTCGGAATAGTTGGTTTTAAATTTGGTAAATCTAAAGAGACATAATAAACCTTACTAATAATTTTGGTATAGTAAATAATACTAATACTAATTAACAGAGAAAAACTAATAATAATGGGAAGTAAATATTTTAATTTTAACTCAGGTGATTGAGCATACTCTTTATTTTTAAGTATTTTATCTGCACTAATAAAATTATTTTGTTGTCGTTTTTGTTTTTGAGCGATCGATAAATTAAACCATAAAAAAGAAAAAGAAATAATAAAAGTTCCTAACCATAAAAATACTTTAGTTAGAGAAAATTTCCAAAAAGTTTTTAAATAATTAACTTCTTGAAACCATAAAATATTAACCTCAATTTTACAAATAATTAAAATAATTGTATAAGCTAAAATTAATGATAATAGAAGGATAAAAAAATATTTTAAATAATTAATTTTTGAGTTCGATCGAACTTTTTCTGTGACAGTCATTAGTGCCTCCTATAATAGACATCAAACTATAAATATTTTAACCTTGATCATACTCATTAAGGTATAGATTGAAGATAAGTTAACACAATATATAAAACTTTTAAATAATGACAAAAATAGACAAAAACCAAAAACAACTAAAATTTTCTTGGCAGGAATTTAGAGAATATTGTGAGATTGTCGCTATCGACATTATTCATCATCAAAAATCCTATTCTCAGATAATAGCCATTGCGAGGGGAGGATTTTATTTAGGGGATTATCTTTCGAGAAGGCTAAAATTGCCTTTGTCTGTGATTGTGACTCAAAGTTATACTCAAGATAATCAACAAGGAAAGTTATCATTAGGAAACTTATCTTATATTATCCCCCCAGTGCAAAAAGTTTTGTTAGTGGATGATTTGTTAGATACAGGAGTTACTATGATAAAGACAAAAGAAATGTTAGAAAATACTTGGGGAGTGGAAGTTGATACCGCCGTGATATGGCAAAAATTTCATAGTCAATTTCAAGCCGACTATTGTCACAGTATCACCCCTTCGGATTATTGGATTCAACAACCCTTTGAAGTAGGGGATTAGATAGGGGATTGGGGGATTAGGGGACATTTTCAAATTACTTTTTACTCACTACTTGTTGTTAATTATTCTGATTCAATAAACTAACTAAACTAGACCAACGATCGTCCTTAATGGTACTATGTTGTTGAGACTCAATGGCTGGGGGTTGACAATCATTACCACAAAGAATGCGCAACGGCATAGCTAAGGATAATTGCTCATAAATCCATTCATCCATAATCAACTCACCATCTGGAGGTAAGGTTTCCGATAAATCTTCGCTAATAATTTCTCTTTCTAAAGGATAACTTAATAGAGGTTCTTCTTCTTTCAATAAAATAATTTCCGAAGTATCCACCTCCAAACGATGATTAAAACTTTGTAAACATCGATCGCAGGTTAACGTTAAAATAGTATGAGCTTGTAACTGCAACTCTAAAAAATTCCCCCGATGGGCAACCTGAAAAAAACCCCTCACAGGAGTAAGGCTATCCAAACCTGAAATTTGATGATTTAAAGCTATTTCCTCTTTTTGCTCAGGCATTTTTAACAATCGAGGAATATAAATTTTTTCCATAATAAACCTGACAACATCAGTGAAGCTAACATGAACATAGAGAATTAACAACTATTCTCGATCGATCCTTCAGAAATTATAACCAAGAATGTCACAATTTCTCACGATTTTCGATCGAACTCAAAAAAATGATACAAAAAAAAGAAATGAGGGAAAACTAAGAACACTCTATAATGAAAAACAAAACCATCTAAATTACTATGAGTCAGGGTGATTTATCTAGGGAAAACTTATTAGTACAACGTTACCAACTACAAGAAGTAATTGGTCACGGAGCAATGGGCATAGTCTATCGTGCCGAAGACACCGTATCTAAAAGGCAAAATGTCGCCATCAAAATTTTGTCGAAGGCTTTAGACGACATGAAAATGATTAAACGATTTCAAAGAGAAGCCACCGTTAGCGCTTTACTATCAGAAAGAAGTGACAACATTGTTAAAGTCACAGACTACGGCGTAGATGAAAATAAAGTACCTTTCTACGTCATGGAATACCTCAATGGGGAAAATCTTGATGACTTCATTGAAATACATAATGTTTCTATATTACAATTCTTAGACTTTGCCTCTCAAATGTGTCGAGCAATGGAAACAGCACATAATGGTATTTTTTTTGAAGGAGAAATTTGTCCTGTCATTCACCGAGATTTAAAACCTAGTAATATATTCCTAATTGAAGACGAGACAGGAAAACAAATCCTCAAAATACTAGATTTTGGCATCGCAAAATTAATCACCGATGACAAAGGTGACACTGAAGCCTTTATGGGTACACCAAGATATTGTTCTCCAGAACAAATACAAGGGCAAGACTTGGATAACAGATCAGATATTTATAGTTTGGGTATGGTAATGTATTTCATACTAGCAAAAAAATATCCTTGGAACATAGAAATCAACTCTGTTTCAGAATGGTATAAAGCACATACCGAATTAACGCCCGCTAGTTTTCCCCCCGACTTAAAAATTCCTCCAGAATTAGAAAAATTAATCCTTAAATGTCTCGAAAAATCTCCTAATAATCGCCCTCAAAGTGTCGGAGAAATTACCCAAAGAATAGAGGCGATCGCACGAAAAATAAATCATGAATCTCATACACAAAATACCACATCTATTAATAATAAAAAACTCCCCTTAGAAGCATTTTTATTGAATAGTAAATGGCCAGAAAATAAACCACAACAAAAAATAGTTTTTCCTCGTATTTTTCTTTTTGATCACAAAGTATATCCCAGTGTTTGTACAATGTTAGAGAGTAAAGATATTAAAGAAAGAAAAAATAATATTCGTTATAATCAATTCTTATTTCAAAGTTATCCCCATCCGATGATTTTATGGTTAACAGTATTATACAGCCCCGAAGAAGGCGCTCGTTGGTTGCCTTGTTACTTAGATTTAAAAACAAAAATTGGTCAACAAATGGTTAATCTATTAAGTGACTCTAAAAAATATTTCTTATTATTTTATGCCTTAGGAAATCCTCATAAATCTCAAGATTTATTATCATTTACTGTCATGTTAAAACAAAGAACTAACCTTAAACAATGGGCTTCCGTGAGTAATATGTTGAATATAAATCACAATGACGAAGCCGTAATTAGTAGGAAAAAATTAAAAGAAGATTTAGAACAATTAAAACCTAAAATTCTTTTAGAAATTGAAAAAAGCAACACACAAGAAATTCATGGTTAATTAAAGTTTCCCTCAGAGTTTTTTAAATGAGAGTGTAAAATAGCAGGTAGAAGATAAAATAAATAATTATAAATCAATCAAAATTTAATCACTTATATATGAACTTACTAGATATAATTACCGAAGATTATCGTCAATTTCCCCAAAATCAAACCTTTAGTATTTATGCTAAAAACGTCCATTTTAAAGACCCTATTTACAATTTTTATGGCATTCAAAAATATCAAAAAATGATTACTTTTTTAAGTAAATGGTTTAAAAATTTGCACTTAGAATTACATGAAATTACTGAAATAGAAAATCAAATAGATACCCGTTGGACAATGTCATGGAATAGCCCTTTACCTTGGCAACCTTTTGTTTCAGTTTCTGGTAGAAGTGAGTTGAAATTAAAAAATAACTTAATTATCGGTCATTATGACTATTGGTATATTTCTAAATGGGATTTAATTAAACAACACTTTAAAATAGGAAATAGAAGTTAGGAGATATTAGTAAAATTGATTTAAACATTTAAAAATTATGAATAATCCACCGAAAAAAAATCTAAATTCTGAGCAATATAAATACCTAAAAGCCGAAGCCGAAAAACCCTATAAAGGATTAAGAAAATTTATCTATTTTGGTTTTGGTGCATCAGGTGCGATCGGAGCTTTTATCTTTTTTGTCCAAATAATTGCTGGTAAAAATATCTCGAATAATATCCCTAATTTATTAATTCAAATTAGCGTTATTGCCTTAATGATATTCTTATTTAAACTAGAAAATAGGAAAGAAAAATGAGAAATTAAAAATCAATTATTAAAAAAATGAATATTTTTAAAGGAAATTAACTCACTTTAGTAGAGTTGTGCTATGAACAATGAAATTTATTTCTTTGCGGGGTAATGGTTTCACCATAAATCGCCTATATCCTGTCTCCTATCTCCTGTCTTCATCATTCGACTATGAGACAACCCCTATTTATCTGTCACCGCAGAAAATTTTAACAACGGAGACATTTTAGCTTTATTCAAACTCAAAACATTATCCTTCATGGCAAAATTATCAACTTGTTGTAAAGTCTGCATAAAATTAGCCTCCATTTCCATATTCTCACAAGCCATCATTGTAGAAGCCAATGGCGCAAAACTAATCACATTGCCTTCTTTCATCTCAAAACCTCCCATAAAATTATTACAACCGCCAAAACCATTGACTCGTTTATTTTCACTATCAAACATGATAAACATTGCTTCTTTTTGATTTTCCCCTTTCGTTACTGGTTTCCCCATAATCTCCGTTAATTCCCAACGAGTATTTATCAAACTGACTTCATCCCCATCTGAATTTTCCATGACATCAGGTTTTTCTGTTTCTTCTTTATTTTCTAGTTCAGCAGTATCAGTTACTTCTGTTGCTTCTATTGCCTCTGATTTTTCGGTAACTTCTGTTTCTTGAACTTTCGTAAGTATATATTTATCTGCTAAATCTCCAGTAATTCTATTACCTTCCATATCCAGTTGAAAAAGCATATTTTCACCCACAAGAAACTGATTAGGGGCATCTTTAACACTATCTAAAGAGATCGTATTTCCTGCGTTATTCCATTTAAAAGTACCTTTGACTTCCAATACTTCTTCACTTTTCCCAACATATTCTGTGGACATTACATAAGAAAGGTCTTGATTGAGGGTAAGAGTCGTTTTTATTCCCTCACAACTAGCACAAGGAATCATACCTTGATAAGTACCATTCCAATCTAAGGAATTAGCGCTCGTATCCCCTACAGTTTCTGTGATAGTGTTTTTATCTGACTCCATTGTCATCTCTGCTTGAGAAGGCAAAATATAATGACTTAAAGATAATGCCGTTAATAAACTGAGGGAAATTAGGATCGATCGATTTTTCATAGTCTGAATGATTTTTATCTAATTGTTTTATTCCCTAGACGTTTTTTCTTCAAAAAAGTTTCTTTACATCTCTCAAAAAAAAATATTGAGAATAATTAGCAATAAAGTTTTATAATTAAAATGGTAAGTTTAAAATGAAGCGATTAATACAATTTCATCAAATTATTACGAATTGAAACAAAAAACTCATGAAAGTTTCCCGATTTTTCAGATTAATCTTGGTAAATTGTCAATTTTGCTAATAAACTTAAACTAGCAATAATATATTGTTACACTTAGTAAAGAAAATTTAAAATTTAAAATATTAATATCATGGGTCGTACAGGCGTATTATTATTAAACTTAGGTGGTCCAGAAAAATTAGAGGATGTACGTCCTTTCCTATATAATTTATTCTCAGATCCCGAAATCATCCGTTTACCGTTTCCTTGGTTACAAAAGCCCCTTGCTTGGCTAATTTCAACCCTTCGCAGTAAAAAATCGGAAGCAAATTATAAAGAAATCGGCGGAGGCTCACCTTTATTACAGATAACCGAAGCTCAAGCTCAAGCCTTACAATCTAATTTATCAGCACAAGGTATCGACATTCAAGTTTATGTGGGAATGCGCTATTGGCATCCTTTTACGGAGGAAGCGATCGAGCAGATCAAAAAAGATAACATTGAAAAATTAGTTATCTTACCCCTATATCCTCAATTTTCCATTAGTACCAGTGGCTCAAGTTTTCGAGTCTTAGAGGAAATGTGGAAAACAGACCCTGATCTCAAAAATGTCGAATATACTTTAATATCCTCATGGCATAATCATCAAGGATATTTAGAAGCTATGGCGGACTTAATTCGACAGGAATTACAACAATTTACGAACCCTGATGGAGTACATATCTTCTTCAGTGCGCATGGTGTACCTAAAACCTATGTTACCGAAGCGGGAGACCCTTATCAAATAGAAATTGAAGAATGTACCGAATTAATCATGAAAACCCTGAATACAGGGAATCCTCACACTTTGGCTTATCAAAGTAAAGTCGGTCCTGTAGAATGGTTAAAACCCTATACCGAAGACGCATTGCACGAATTAGGGGAACAAAATATCAAAGATTTGTTAGTTGTACCCATTAGCTTTGTATCTGAACATATAGAGACATTACAAGAAATTGATCTCGAATATAGGGAAGTCGCCGAAGAAGTGGGTATTACCAATTTTAAACGTGTACCTGCCTTGAATACTCATCCCATGTTTATCGACGCTTTGAGCAATCTTACTACCCAAGCCTTAGAGAAAAATCCTTTACGCTTTGATGAAGTTACCCATCCTAAGAAAAATATGAAGATGTATCCCCAAGAAAAATGGGAATGGGGCTTAACCAGTGCCGCTGAAGTTTGGAATGGAAGACTGGCTATGTTAGGCTTTTTAGGCTTGATGGTGGAAATCATTAGTGGACATGGTCCTTTACACTTTATCGGTATTTTATAATAATTAATAATTAGCAATTAACAATTAATCAATTTTTTGAAAAAAATCAGCACATATAGTCATAAATAGGTTGTTATTTATCTTTAAAGGAAAATAAATCTCGAAGTTTTCAGGTTTTTGTTAATGGTATAATGAAAATCTCTGGAGTAAGTTCAATACAAGGTAATTGATTATTATTAGATATTTAGGTTCTTTCTCTATTCAATATTTTCCGACAATTCTATAAATTTACCTAATTTTATGCGCACGATCGAACAAATTAACGAGAAAATTCTTGACGGAAAAGCCAATGTATGCACGATCGAGGAATTAAAAACCCAAGTCAAAAAATTGGGTATTAAAAAAACTTATGAAAAATATGATGTAATTTGTACTGGCACATTTGAACCGATGGAGTCATCAGGGGCAATTTTGAACTTAGGACATACTGATCCCCCCATGAAAATTAGGGAATGTTGGCTAGATGGAGTTCCCGCCTACGCAGGATTTGGAGCGGTTGATCTTTATCTAGGAGCGACTGCCCATACTAGCTATAATCCTATTCATGATCACGACAATTCACCCTTACCAGAAAAAGGTGGTTCTCATGTCATTGAAAATCTCATTGCTGGTAAATCTGTCACCGTAAAAGCCATCGGACAAGTTACGGACTGTTATCCTCGTGCTTCCTTTGAATCCTCCATCTCCATCGACACAATAAATCAGTTTTACTTATATAATCCTCGTAATTTATACCAAAATTTCATCGTGGGAGTGAATGGGGGCGATCGACAGTTATATACTTATTTAGGACCACTATTACCCCGTTTAGGTAACGCCGTTTACAGTAGTATTGGTGCTATGTCACCCTTGTTAAATGATCCCAACTTAGAAGTAGTGGGCATTGGTAGTAAAATATTTTTGGGGGGAGCGCAGGGGATGATTGTCTGGGAAGGAACGCAACATTTCCCATTACAAAAAAGATTGCCGAACGATACACCCATAGGACCAGCATCAACTTTAGCCTTAGTTGGGGATGCAAAAAAAATGTCTCAGGAATGGGTAAGGGGTTGTTATTTCAAAAATTATGGACCATCCTTAATGTTAGGAGTAGGCATTCCTTTCCCCGTGTTAAACGAGAAAATCATCGAGCGTTGTGCCGTACAGGATGAAGATATTGTCGCCCCTGTAGTCGATTTTTCCATTCCTCGACGGGTGCGCCCTAGTTTTGGTTTAGTTAACTATGCTCAGTTGAAACATGGTAAGATTAAAATAGAAGGTCAAACTGTGCGAGTGGCTTCCGTGGCTAGTATGTATTTGAGTAATAAAGTCGCCCAAACCCTCAAACAATGGATTTTAGATCGTAATTTTACCATATCTGAACCCGTTGCCCCCTTACCGCTCGATCGAACTTTTGTCTCCCAAGATGGCGTAATTTAATTAGGGGTTGCTGAAAAAGTCTTTTGATGAGGATAGGAGAAAGGAGTCAGGAGACAGGAGATAGGAGAAATACTGAAACATCAAGATTTTGATGCTGTTGATAGATAGAATGAGTATAGTTGTATAAAAAAATAGGTCAAAAGTGTCGAATTTTTGAATAAAAATCCTCAAAACGGCGCACTTTTTCACTAATGTATTATGTCTAAACCTTTGATTTTAATAGTTTTCTGAGTTATTCAGCAAACCCTAATTAGCCATTGATTAATAAGCCTTAAAAACTTTACTACTAACTATAATTTAACGAATACTGATCACTGAGTATTTAAAGAAATTTGATATAACTGCTATGATAATTAAATGAACATTAGACATCGACCATAATGAACATCATAAGGGTTAAAACCCTTACTACGAACTCTTAATTAATTATTTACCATGCAACAGTTGGAAAAATCATCTCAATCATACTCCTTAACCGACTGGCGACAAGGTTATGAATCCCAGTATCAAGAATTAGACTATGTTATTGATGACATCGAAGGGGAGATACCTTCAGACTTATCAGGCACATTATACCGCAATGGACCCGGATTATTAGACGTTCACGGTACACCTTTACAACATCCTTTCGATGGTGATGGTATGATTTGCTCTTTCAGCTTCAATAATGGGAGTTGCTTTTTCCGTAATCGTTTTGTGAAAACTAAAGAATATTTAGAAGAGCAAAAAGCGGGTAAAATGCTCTATCGAGGTGTTTTTGGTAGTCAAAAACCGGGGGGGTGGTTAGCTAACTTATTTGACATCAGAGTTAAAAATATTGCTAATACTAATGTTATTTATTGGGGAGATAAGTTGTTGGCATTATGGGAAGCGGCACACCCTTATCGTCTTAATCCAGATAATTTGGAAACCATCGGTTTAGATAACTTAGACGGCATTCTACAAAAAGGTGATGTATTTAGCGCCCACCCTAGGATCGATCGACACTCTCAATTTAATCATGGTAAACCATCTTTAGTCAATTTTGGCATCAAACAAGAAGGAGTTTCCAGTACGATTAATCTCTATGAATTTGACGAATTAGGGAAAATCATCCAACAGTATAGCCATAAAACCCCCGGATTTTGCTTTATCCATGATTTTGTGATTACTCCTAACTATTGCATCTTTTTTCAGAATCCTACTAGCTATAATCCTTTACCCTTCGTTTTTGGTTTTAAAGGCGCTGGAGAATGCCTTGATTTCGATAACAGTAAACCCACCAAAATTATTTTAATTCCTCGTCATGCACCCCATGAGAAAGTAATTACCCTCGAAACCGAAGCAGGATTTATTTTTCACCATAGCAATGCCTTTGAAATCAATAATCAAGAAATAGTGGTGGATTCTGTGTGTTATGCTCAGTTAAGTCAAATTGATCCTGATAACAGTTATAAAGAAGTTGACTTTAATAAACTTGCACCGGGGCAACTATGGCGATTTAAACTAAATTTAGCCACGAAAAAAGTTACTAAAGAATTAATTAATCAGCGTTGTGTGGAATTTCCCTATATTCATCCTGACAATGTAGGCAGAGATTACCGTTATATCTTCATCGGTGCAACGGATCATCCCACAAATAACGCTCCTTTACAAGCCCTATTGAAACTAGATTTAGTGACCAAAGAAGAACAATTATATTCTTTTGCTCCAAAAGGTTTTGTCGGTGAGCCAGTATTTATACCTAAAGAGAATGGGGTTTCTGAGGATGATGGTTGGGTATTAAATTTAATTTATGATTCTCGTCATCATCGTTCAGATTTAGTTATATTCGATGGTAAGGATATTAGTCAACCTGTGGCAACTTTGCATTTAAAACAACATATCCCCTACGGATTACATGGCAGTTATCATTAGTTAGAAGACGATGGAAATTATTAACTGATTAACCAGACAATTAAAATACCGATAACCATGATGATAAGTAGTGAAATAAGACTCTTTTTTAATTTTTGCAGTAATGGTTGTACCTGATATTGAAAGATTAATTGATCACGGCGATAAAATTCAAGGGGTTTTTCCCACACTTGTCCATCATACCAACTAGATTCCTCATATACTATCTTAGTTTTTTTGAGTCGATCGGCGATATATTTCCAACCCAAATATAAACGAATCAAGATAAATCCCACAAATAAAGATGCACCTAAAAGACTACAGATAAAAAAAGTCAAAAAAGTTTCTTCGGGGGGAAAACTCGCTGCGGAAATAGGAGCACAAACAAATAAACTGGCACTAGCTACCCATGTTAATTTACGAGCAAATTGCCATTTTGGTAGTTTTACCCAAGAAAAAAACCATGATTGTGCTAACTCTTGATATTCGTTAATGGGTTGTTGTTCGATCGGAACCGGACAAAATGTGGTAGATTCAGTCATAAGCTAGGAAACATCTAAGCAAAATGGTGAGGGTGAGTAATAGGATATTAGGGTGTTAATTGTTAATTCTTAATTGTTAATTCTTAATTTTTAATTCTTAATTCTTAATTCTTAATTCTTAAAAACTGTTTTTTCTGCTCCTCCCCAAAAAGCCTCTAAGTCATAAAATTGTCGGGCTTCGGGTAAGAAAATATGAGCGATAACATCACCGTAGTCGTGCAAAACCCAATTTCCTTCGTTTTTTCCTTCTATTCTTACAGGAATACGATTAAACTTTTCATATACTTTATCTTCGATCGAAACAGAAATAGCTCGTAATTGAGGTTGGGAAAAACCTGTCATAATCACAAAATAGTCTGCTAAATAGGACATTTTTTCGACATTTAAGAGGATGATGTTATCAGCTTTTCGATCGTCTCCGGCATCAGCAATAACTAAAGCTAACTCTTTACTGGTGTAATTGATAGATGAATTAATTTCTTGTTCAGGGGAATAGTTATCAAATTGTAAATGTGATTTAGTCATTCAAATTATTTTAATCTCTTTTTTACGATTATATCTGAGAATTGTTGATTGGATAGGATACGATCGAACCAAAAAATGGTATAACAGAAGACATTTATTCTTTTTCTCAGAAGTTCCATTAAATCAGGTATGGACATCAGAGTCAAAAAAAAGTTTTACAAAACTTAAATCTATGCTCTATGATGATAAAAGGTCAACTTTCCTATTATGCCGTAACTAATCCGAGTTAGACAAGGTTGATTTTCAGCAACAAAAGTATTTTTATGAATAAAAGTGCAAAAATTTGTTGACCTTTACACATTATTCTGTATAATTTTAGTTCCCTATATATTATTAACTAATCTGCGATAAATTTATATTCAATTATGCAACCCTTACCTAAAAATATTGATACGATTCGTGTTTACCTCAAAGAAATTGGTAGGATTCCCCTGCTCTCTCAAGAGGAAGAAATTATTTTAGCTAAACATATTCAAGAGTTAGTTGCCCTAGAAAAAAAACGGGAAGCCTTGAAAAAAAAACTCGATCGAGAGCCTTCTAAAAGTGAATGGGCTGACACAGCAAAAATTAGCGAAAAAAATTTAGATATAAAAATCAGTCAAGGTGAAAAAGCTAAGCGCAAAATGGTAGAGGCGAATTTACGTCTTGTAGTTTCGATCGCCAAAAAATATCTCAAGCGCAACCTTGATCTGTTAGACTTAATTCAAGAAGGTACGATCGGAATGCAAAGAGGTGTCGAAAAATTTGATCCCACCAAAGGTTATCGTTTCTCTACCTATGCCTATTGGTGGATACGTCAAGCCATTACTAGAGCCATTGCTGAGAAAAGTAGAGCTATTCGTTTGCCCTTACATATTACAGAAAAATTAAATAAAATTCGTCAAACCCAAAGAAAACTCTCCGAAGAAAAAGGGCGCCCCGCTACGATCGTCGAGTTATCAGAAGCGCTAGAATTAACACCAGATCAAGTAAGAGAATATTTAGGTAAAGCTCGTCAACCTCTTTCCTTAGACCTCAAAGTAGGGGATAATAACGATACAGAATTAGGAGAATTATTAGAAGACCCCGGACAATCCCCCGATGATTACACTGACTATTCATGTCTTCAATTTGACTTAAATCGCATGATGTCAGAATTAACTCAACAACAACAAGATGTAATTAGATTACGCTATGGCTTAGATGATGGTAAACCCTTAACCCTCTCAAAAATAGGTGAAATTCTTAGTATTTCCCGTGAAAGAGTTAGACAAATCGAAAGAGAAGCCTTAACTAAATTACGCAAACGCAA
This window contains:
- a CDS encoding phosphoribosyltransferase yields the protein MTKIDKNQKQLKFSWQEFREYCEIVAIDIIHHQKSYSQIIAIARGGFYLGDYLSRRLKLPLSVIVTQSYTQDNQQGKLSLGNLSYIIPPVQKVLLVDDLLDTGVTMIKTKEMLENTWGVEVDTAVIWQKFHSQFQADYCHSITPSDYWIQQPFEVGD
- a CDS encoding YceD family protein; translated protein: MEKIYIPRLLKMPEQKEEIALNHQISGLDSLTPVRGFFQVAHRGNFLELQLQAHTILTLTCDRCLQSFNHRLEVDTSEIILLKEEEPLLSYPLEREIISEDLSETLPPDGELIMDEWIYEQLSLAMPLRILCGNDCQPPAIESQQHSTIKDDRWSSLVSLLNQNN
- a CDS encoding serine/threonine-protein kinase; this encodes MSQGDLSRENLLVQRYQLQEVIGHGAMGIVYRAEDTVSKRQNVAIKILSKALDDMKMIKRFQREATVSALLSERSDNIVKVTDYGVDENKVPFYVMEYLNGENLDDFIEIHNVSILQFLDFASQMCRAMETAHNGIFFEGEICPVIHRDLKPSNIFLIEDETGKQILKILDFGIAKLITDDKGDTEAFMGTPRYCSPEQIQGQDLDNRSDIYSLGMVMYFILAKKYPWNIEINSVSEWYKAHTELTPASFPPDLKIPPELEKLILKCLEKSPNNRPQSVGEITQRIEAIARKINHESHTQNTTSINNKKLPLEAFLLNSKWPENKPQQKIVFPRIFLFDHKVYPSVCTMLESKDIKERKNNIRYNQFLFQSYPHPMILWLTVLYSPEEGARWLPCYLDLKTKIGQQMVNLLSDSKKYFLLFYALGNPHKSQDLLSFTVMLKQRTNLKQWASVSNMLNINHNDEAVISRKKLKEDLEQLKPKILLEIEKSNTQEIHG
- a CDS encoding DUF2358 domain-containing protein, with protein sequence MNLLDIITEDYRQFPQNQTFSIYAKNVHFKDPIYNFYGIQKYQKMITFLSKWFKNLHLELHEITEIENQIDTRWTMSWNSPLPWQPFVSVSGRSELKLKNNLIIGHYDYWYISKWDLIKQHFKIGNRS
- a CDS encoding DUF3493 domain-containing protein, translated to MNNPPKKNLNSEQYKYLKAEAEKPYKGLRKFIYFGFGASGAIGAFIFFVQIIAGKNISNNIPNLLIQISVIALMIFLFKLENRKEK
- a CDS encoding copper resistance protein NlpE N-terminal domain-containing protein, whose translation is MKNRSILISLSLLTALSLSHYILPSQAEMTMESDKNTITETVGDTSANSLDWNGTYQGMIPCASCEGIKTTLTLNQDLSYVMSTEYVGKSEEVLEVKGTFKWNNAGNTISLDSVKDAPNQFLVGENMLFQLDMEGNRITGDLADKYILTKVQETEVTEKSEAIEATEVTDTAELENKEETEKPDVMENSDGDEVSLINTRWELTEIMGKPVTKGENQKEAMFIMFDSENKRVNGFGGCNNFMGGFEMKEGNVISFAPLASTMMACENMEMEANFMQTLQQVDNFAMKDNVLSLNKAKMSPLLKFSAVTDK
- the hemH gene encoding ferrochelatase, which translates into the protein MGRTGVLLLNLGGPEKLEDVRPFLYNLFSDPEIIRLPFPWLQKPLAWLISTLRSKKSEANYKEIGGGSPLLQITEAQAQALQSNLSAQGIDIQVYVGMRYWHPFTEEAIEQIKKDNIEKLVILPLYPQFSISTSGSSFRVLEEMWKTDPDLKNVEYTLISSWHNHQGYLEAMADLIRQELQQFTNPDGVHIFFSAHGVPKTYVTEAGDPYQIEIEECTELIMKTLNTGNPHTLAYQSKVGPVEWLKPYTEDALHELGEQNIKDLLVVPISFVSEHIETLQEIDLEYREVAEEVGITNFKRVPALNTHPMFIDALSNLTTQALEKNPLRFDEVTHPKKNMKMYPQEKWEWGLTSAAEVWNGRLAMLGFLGLMVEIISGHGPLHFIGIL
- a CDS encoding homocysteine biosynthesis protein is translated as MRTIEQINEKILDGKANVCTIEELKTQVKKLGIKKTYEKYDVICTGTFEPMESSGAILNLGHTDPPMKIRECWLDGVPAYAGFGAVDLYLGATAHTSYNPIHDHDNSPLPEKGGSHVIENLIAGKSVTVKAIGQVTDCYPRASFESSISIDTINQFYLYNPRNLYQNFIVGVNGGDRQLYTYLGPLLPRLGNAVYSSIGAMSPLLNDPNLEVVGIGSKIFLGGAQGMIVWEGTQHFPLQKRLPNDTPIGPASTLALVGDAKKMSQEWVRGCYFKNYGPSLMLGVGIPFPVLNEKIIERCAVQDEDIVAPVVDFSIPRRVRPSFGLVNYAQLKHGKIKIEGQTVRVASVASMYLSNKVAQTLKQWILDRNFTISEPVAPLPLDRTFVSQDGVI
- a CDS encoding carotenoid oxygenase family protein, which codes for MQQLEKSSQSYSLTDWRQGYESQYQELDYVIDDIEGEIPSDLSGTLYRNGPGLLDVHGTPLQHPFDGDGMICSFSFNNGSCFFRNRFVKTKEYLEEQKAGKMLYRGVFGSQKPGGWLANLFDIRVKNIANTNVIYWGDKLLALWEAAHPYRLNPDNLETIGLDNLDGILQKGDVFSAHPRIDRHSQFNHGKPSLVNFGIKQEGVSSTINLYEFDELGKIIQQYSHKTPGFCFIHDFVITPNYCIFFQNPTSYNPLPFVFGFKGAGECLDFDNSKPTKIILIPRHAPHEKVITLETEAGFIFHHSNAFEINNQEIVVDSVCYAQLSQIDPDNSYKEVDFNKLAPGQLWRFKLNLATKKVTKELINQRCVEFPYIHPDNVGRDYRYIFIGATDHPTNNAPLQALLKLDLVTKEEQLYSFAPKGFVGEPVFIPKENGVSEDDGWVLNLIYDSRHHRSDLVIFDGKDISQPVATLHLKQHIPYGLHGSYH